Proteins co-encoded in one Cryomorphaceae bacterium 1068 genomic window:
- a CDS encoding SDR family oxidoreductase — protein MNDIKGKTALITGGTKGIGYGIAEMLLKKGVSVCITGRNTETVKEAAEKLNQVSDATAIGITADVRSYSDMENVIDHMVSQLGKVDAVIANAGLGHFGSIMDLTHEQFTQTVDTNLTGVFNTIKPALNALKESRGYIITIASLAGTNFFAGGSAYNASKFGLVGFTQAVMLDLRQHDIKVSTIMPGSVTSHFAGHTPNEADAWKIQPEDIGEMVVYLLETNPRNLPSKIEVRPSKPPK, from the coding sequence ATGAACGACATAAAGGGAAAAACAGCCCTCATCACCGGAGGAACAAAAGGAATAGGATACGGCATAGCTGAAATGCTTTTGAAAAAAGGGGTATCCGTGTGCATTACCGGTCGAAATACTGAGACAGTAAAAGAGGCAGCAGAAAAACTCAATCAGGTAAGCGATGCAACAGCAATTGGCATCACTGCTGATGTACGGTCATACTCCGATATGGAAAACGTAATCGATCACATGGTAAGCCAACTGGGGAAAGTAGATGCCGTAATTGCCAACGCAGGTCTCGGTCACTTCGGAAGTATAATGGACCTCACCCACGAGCAATTCACCCAAACGGTTGATACCAACCTCACGGGAGTATTCAATACCATCAAGCCTGCGCTCAACGCCCTGAAAGAATCGAGAGGGTATATTATCACCATCGCGAGTTTGGCGGGTACTAACTTCTTTGCGGGAGGCTCAGCTTACAATGCCAGCAAATTTGGCTTGGTAGGCTTCACCCAAGCAGTTATGCTCGATTTGCGTCAGCACGATATTAAAGTGAGTACGATTATGCCCGGATCAGTGACCAGTCACTTTGCGGGTCATACGCCAAATGAGGCAGATGCTTGGAAAATTCAACCCGAAGACATTGGCGAGATGGTCGTTTATCTCTTGGAAACCAATCCTAGAAATCTACCGTCGAAGATTGAGGTAAGACCGAGTAAGCCGCCGAAGTAG
- the rimK gene encoding 30S ribosomal protein S6--L-glutamate ligase: protein MKIAILSRNKNLYSTSRLKEAAEKRGHEAIVVDHLGCSLIGEHKNPRVIYNNKDLSDVDAIIPRIGASVTFYGTAVVRQFEMRNTFTVNSSIAIVRSRDKLRSTQIFSRHDIGIPKTIFTNHPKKLDPLIDEIGGAPVVIKLLEGTQGIGVVLAESKKAAKSVVEAFHGLKANLLIQEFIAEAGGADIRAFVVNGKVVGAMKRQGAEGEFRSNLHQGGTATAVRLTPKQRAVALAAAKAMGLNMAGVDMIESSRGPLVLEVNSSPGLEGIEKATKKDIAAEVIKYIEKNAGKNAKKDRVGA from the coding sequence ATGAAGATTGCTATACTAAGCCGAAACAAGAACTTGTACTCAACCAGCCGGTTAAAAGAGGCTGCCGAAAAGCGGGGTCACGAAGCCATTGTAGTGGACCATTTGGGTTGCTCGCTGATAGGTGAACACAAGAATCCGAGGGTCATTTATAACAACAAGGATTTGAGTGATGTGGATGCGATCATACCTCGTATCGGAGCCTCAGTCACGTTTTACGGCACGGCGGTAGTTCGTCAGTTTGAGATGCGAAATACCTTTACGGTAAACTCGTCTATTGCCATTGTTCGTTCGCGCGACAAGCTGCGCAGCACGCAGATATTCAGTCGCCACGATATTGGGATTCCAAAGACCATATTTACAAATCACCCCAAGAAGCTCGACCCGCTAATTGATGAAATCGGGGGAGCTCCTGTGGTGATCAAACTGCTGGAAGGTACCCAAGGAATCGGGGTGGTATTGGCAGAGTCTAAAAAAGCGGCCAAATCAGTAGTAGAAGCTTTTCATGGCCTCAAAGCCAACCTTTTGATACAGGAGTTTATCGCTGAAGCAGGTGGTGCTGATATCCGCGCTTTTGTGGTAAACGGAAAAGTGGTAGGCGCGATGAAACGTCAAGGTGCTGAAGGGGAATTTCGTTCGAACCTGCATCAAGGTGGAACTGCCACCGCAGTAAGGCTCACACCGAAACAGCGTGCAGTTGCTCTCGCCGCCGCCAAAGCCATGGGGCTTAACATGGCGGGCGTAGATATGATTGAATCGTCACGTGGGCCCCTCGTCTTGGAAGTCAATTCATCTCCGGGACTCGAAGGCATCGAAAAAGCCACTAAAAAAGACATCGCTGCCGAGGTGATTAAATACATCGAGAAAAACGCGGGGAAGAACGCGAAGAAAGATAGGGTGGGAGCGTGA
- a CDS encoding RimK/LysX family protein translates to MNTFATLKRKTPVVDRVGEKRIVGNKEKVSFPDQKREHIVARIDSGARSSSVHCDEIWEEEMRGKKVLCCHFLKRSKKVVRFKKFRRRKIKSSNGQVETRYIVELKIKLGDCEKMTQVSLNDRSTMNYSVLLGRRFLADDFLIDVSRSYVQNEL, encoded by the coding sequence ATGAATACCTTTGCGACCTTAAAAAGAAAGACCCCAGTGGTAGACCGAGTCGGAGAAAAGCGAATAGTTGGCAATAAGGAGAAGGTATCTTTTCCTGATCAAAAGCGCGAACATATTGTAGCCCGAATTGATTCGGGAGCCAGATCATCTTCCGTGCATTGCGATGAGATTTGGGAGGAAGAGATGAGAGGCAAGAAGGTGTTGTGCTGTCATTTTTTGAAACGATCAAAAAAAGTGGTTCGATTCAAGAAATTCAGGCGTCGAAAAATTAAGAGCTCAAACGGACAAGTCGAAACCCGATATATTGTGGAGCTTAAGATAAAGTTAGGCGATTGTGAAAAGATGACACAAGTTTCGTTAAACGACCGTTCGACCATGAATTATTCCGTATTGTTGGGCCGTCGATTTCTGGCAGACGACTTTCTTATTGATGTATCCAGAAGTTACGTGCAAAACGAATTATGA